The following is a genomic window from Gigantopelta aegis isolate Gae_Host chromosome 5, Gae_host_genome, whole genome shotgun sequence.
TGGGAAAGTCATGTCTGTATCTATTTCTATGAGTGTTAATAATTGTATAGCCTAATCTAAATCTTGTGAGTGCATTTCTAAAATGATGTACATTCCAATCCAAATGTTTTCCTAGAAGTATAGTTGatttaaaagatatatatatatatttcacatcTATCAGtactatttatatatgttaaccATTCTTGTAAATATACGTCTGTTAATctaagttttaaagtttttagaaatattttaacatcacCAATGTCTTGATATAGCCAGACATAGCCAACGCCACTACAGCATAACATATTTTCCATCTGACATGCCAAATTATTTTACCTttgcaacaaaaattataaagcattacttctgtttgtttacatagcCTAGAAGAAGGTAGCTGTAACAGGCGTGTCCAATATTTAACAGCTTTGATAATGGTTATAATGTAAAGGAGATAACGACCGGTCTCAGAATACACCATTAGATTTGGGGTTTGTGAGAGAACACATACAAAAGCGTTTACATGCAAGTAAATGTACCTTTTCAATTTCAGGAAGACTGGAAAGGCCTTATACTTCCGATGAATATGTTAACATAGGCAGTCGAACAGTTTAACAGTTTACTATTAAATGTACCCAATTTATATAATGATCTTATAATTTGAATACAGCTCATTTTGCTTTTGACACAGTATGTTGTAATGCCGAATTTCTACTAAGTTTCGTAGTGAAATTCATACCAAGGTATTTACATCTTTGATTTCAAGGTTTCCATATTTCCATTTTTCTCTAGCAGAAAGGTACCCACCATTTCTAAAGACAACAATATTAGTCTTATCTAAATTCACAGTTAGACAAAGTCTATCAGCAGATTTCttcaaattattaatttgcGTTTGCAGTCACCAGGGTAATTGATAACAAAACTATATCATCTGCAAAAAGGAGCAAATATAACTAATTTAAGTTAGGTAGAATTTGTACACCATATTTACCACCCTCTATTACTTCATTTGCCaattcatttataaaacaaaagaaaaagcaGAGGGCTTATTTTACACCCTTGTTTTACACCTAAAGGACATTCAAAGAAATCTGTAAACTCATGTGAATTGTATCTGACACATGTCTTAACAAATGCATACATAGCATTCAACATATCCATTGTCTTACCATGAATTCCaatagttattaaaatattccacaatatatttttattaacagaGTCAAAAGCCTTCTTGAAATCAATAAAAGCCACATACAATTTAGTACCTGATAGCAATTTCTTTTGGATTAAGCCATATAGAGTAAAAATATGGTCAATTGTTGAGTAATTAGCTCTGAATCCTGCTTGTTCTTCTACAAGTGTCCCTGTGCCTTCAGCCCAGtgagttaaacatttatttataatgtgtgtatatattttactcaTAACAGACAATAAAGAAATAGTACGATAATTATCTGGGTTATTTATATTTCCCTTTTCATGCACAGGGATGATCACCGATGTAGCCCAAATCTGTGGATATATACCCTTGTCAAAAACCCTTGTAAAGTGTTTAAGCCATTGATCTTTACTTATACTATTTCTTTGAGATACATTATAGTTTATCCTTTTAATTTCTTTccaaaatatattagaattattaatattgtctAATAACACATGTCGTTTGTTATCACAGTATGTCCgttatttttctaaaataagTTTCTAATAGTCTCTTCGTCTccctaaataaattaatttatcttcAACTGACTTTGATCTCTTAAATATAGGTAGAAAGTAGTTAGCTTTCTTTCGCATTTTATAACACACTTTATCAAACCAAGCATGTATGGGAACAAACTTCTTCTCACTATCAGTGAAggttttatacatacatgatgCACAATTTTTAAGCCCATTATTAAAACTTTCCAATGCATCATCAAACTTAGCACATTCTATATATCTTAAGGCCTTAACAAAATCATCGTGTGTATCATGATTTTCCAGATTCTTTTGAAAATCCCTTAGCTTAGAATCATCCCATACAATTTTTTCATAACACTTTTTCTGTTCATTATCAGAATAATCCGGGTATTTAGGAGTACCATACAACGTCATTTCAACTAGTAAATGTTTAGACCATATTGGACATGATACATGTAGTGAAGAGCAAatagaaatatgcataaatgaTATCAGAAAATAGTCAATCATACTACAATCCTGTTGGGAAATATATGTGTATGAGCCATCAAACAGTTGCTACACATATCAAGTAGTTTGTAAATCATTACATATCTTATCATCTGACTTTCTGTCATGACAGCCATTGTGTGATTCACTCCCATCATCATCTATACCTCAGCATAATCAGATACTTCTGCACATTTAGATTGCAGATCTGCTGTTCTGCAATTTATATATCcacatattacaaatatattatcaAAATATTGTTCATGTAgagacaataatatattttcaaattccTCAACCCCACTATTTCCATTATTATATGCAAGGGAATATTTAGGTGGAATATAAGTACCTATTAATATCATATTATTAACACTGTGTAAGATAGTTTTATCTATTTTAAGAACAATGGTATTACTATTGAAACAAAAACCTGTGATGTCAAATTTGATAACATATTCTAAAATTGATTCATGAACTAATATCAACACACCACCTGTGGCTGACCTTCTGCCTTTCGTAGTACCAGTTAATTGTTTTGCAGGTGCATTAATTTTCATAAATGATGTGAAAATATCTGATAGGTCATAAATGCTGTCAATAAATGTTTcggttaaaataacaatatggaAATTATAAGCATAGTTTATAAAGTCTGAGTCACCTATTTTAGATGCAAGACCTTCCACATTTAAGGTCATCAGTTTAATGGACGGGCAACCCAAGTTGTCCTATTTACTGTTTATGCTCTTACTGACACCAGTCACATGTCGCTTTGTTTTACTTTGGTTCAGTCTTGACAATTTATTTACTCTGGGACTCTAAACCTGGGCCCTCGGTAAATAAGAATTCCATCAAAACCTGATGTTTTGCATGGTCTCTTTTTAAGTATCGATCTTAAATCCAGACTCTTTATGGGTttttgggttggttttttttatatcgtTTGTATTTTGATTcttgttttccttttcttttttgcttCTTTGCTTTTGGcgattgttttaatgattttatttgatCTATATGTTCTTTTATTGCTTTCACTGAAGCAGAGGAATGTGCTATGGATGCCAAGTGCAAAGGTGTTTTGCCGTCAGTATCTTCAACATCAAGATCAGCACCAACAGACAGCAGGTAAGAGATGATCTGAGACTGGTTATTTTCTGCAGCTACATGTAGTGGTGTTTGCTTCTGCTTGTTGCTGGCATTGACGTCACATCCATTCTCTTTCAGAAACTTAACAGACTCCACACAACCATATCGTGCAGCTGAATGTAGCACGGTTTCACATCCATCGTCGACATTCAAACAAGATGGATCCCTGTGTACAATTTCTTTCAAGATGCCTGCTGAGCGATGGCCCGCTGCCAGGTACACCTCAGTCTCTGAACAGTACTCTGTTTCATAGCTACACAATTGTGTAAACAGATTCACGGCACCACGCTCGAAAAATTGTGATTTGTTGTCAGTTGTCTTAACGCAGGTATGACACCGAATTAACAGGATTCTGCGAAAACTCTTAAAGATTGGCTGCATGTCCCCCATTCCGTGCATTTCATCCATCAAAAAGCTGGATATTTTCTCATTTCCACAGTCGATTGCCAATATCAACAGTGTTTTTAGAATCTGATCAACGTCCTTCCTTTTCACCCTTTCCACTAGGGCACGTAACACAGAAACATTATCTGATCTTGACCCTGCAGCAGCCAAGAGGGTATCCActgaacaaacaatattttggtttaaaaaaaacttaatcCTTTCAAGATCATTACCCTTAAGGATGAGTAAATTTAAGAGTTCCATTTTCTGGTCTTCATTAAACTGACAAAGTCTGGTCAAAACATGTGTCAGAAGTGCAGTTGAATCGTTCAGAACAAGAACACTGGATGGATATGATGAGATACAGTAACACAAATATGTATTACTGTAAAGGTCAAGTTCACATGTTTTCATTGAAAGAGGGTACTCTTTTGGATTGACATTCGAAACACTATAATGCACCATCAAATGCCCAATTGGATGCAACTCACGATCAATTTTGCAAGACACAATTTCAGTTGGCACTTCATCTTTCCAACATATGTGAGTCAAAAAATTAGTAAATTCTTCATACTTGAGTGAAGGATGTTGAAGAAGAAGTCTAGCCTGTTTTGATTTCAGCAAGTCCGTGAACCTGTTAGCTAGAATACTATAGTGATTCTTGTCCACAAAAACTGTCATAGTACCTTTATTTTGCACCCGTCTGGTGACAACACACTGAAGCAGCGTTTCAACGGGACAGTTTTTAATGCtttctttaaaattatcttGAGAAAACGTTTTGAACAATGCGTCACACACTGACTGGTCAATAAATTCATACCTTTTGTACACGTCACAATGTCTAAGGTAGGTGCCACACAGCGAGTCAGCGGTTTGTCTTATATATGGAAGGGAGGTATGTTTGACGCTGCAATGACGTTGTAtctttttaattagttttaatacaGTATTGCCTTGTAGGTAATCATCTCTCAAGACCCCTTGATTAAACATCACCAACAGGAGGACGAGATACTGACACTGGCTCCTCTCTGACATGTCTGTTTTGATTTGCTTCAGAGTTGTGTGAACATATGCAGAAGGTCTTTTGAAGAAGTCAGGTCCTTGCGACTGAGCTTCGGAAGAAGCTACATAGAAGCTACAACACAGAGGAAAACTGAGCCCTCCAACGTAATTGCGTACAGCAACGAGCTTATTGTTAAGACTCGTCTCAATCATTTTACGTTTCAGATGGTAGTCAAGTATGTTAATTTTTTCTTCAGTGGTAAGGTCTTGTAGGTCTATCTGATGTATTGTGCTATAAATACGGTAATTTCTGCTGCGTTGGCAATCATAAAGTATGACACTTGTAAATGTAATGATGACTTTTATTAATCCATATTCAATCATTTTCCATATTTTATCGAATTTCTGTTCCCAGGATTCTTTGTACCGTTTGACTAAAGTGCTCT
Proteins encoded in this region:
- the LOC121373620 gene encoding CARD- and ANK-domain containing inflammasome adapter protein-like; the protein is MDEMHGMGDMQPIFKSFRRILLIRCHTCVKTTDNKSQFFERGAVNLFTQLCSYETEYCSETEVYLAAGHRSAGILKEIVHRDPSCLNVDDGCETVLHSAARYGCVESVKFLKENGCDVNASNKQKQTPLHVAAENNQSQIISYLLSVGADLDVEDTDGKTPLHLASIAHSSASVKAIKEHIDQIKSLKQSPKAKKQKRKGKQESKYKRYKKNQPKNP